From the Variovorax paradoxus genome, the window CCAGCGCGGAGGCCGCCAGGTGCCAGATCGAGCCGGTGCCCGAGTTGCCCACGCCCATCTCGCCAGGCTTCTTCTTGGCCGCGGCCAGGAATTCCTCGATCGTGTTGTAGGGCGAGTCGGCCTTCACCGTGATGGCCGCGGGGTCGGCGTTGAGCTGCGCGATCGGCTGGAAGTCGTCGTAGTTGAACTTGGCCAGGCCCAGGTGCGGCAGCGTCAGCAGCTCGACCGTGAGCACCGCCAGCTTGTAGCCGTCGGGGCGCGAGTGGATCACTTCGTTCCAGCCGATGGCGCCGCCCGCGCCGGGGCGGTTCACGATCACGATGCTCTCGGACATGTGCTTGCGGCTCGCGTCGGCGAAGGCGCGAGCCAGCGCGTCGGTGCCGCCGCCGGGCTGGTAGGGCACGATCAGTTCGACCGTGTGGTTCGGGTAGTCGTTGCCGGCAGCTTGCGCGGCGGGTGCCGCGATGCCGAAGGCGATGCAGGCCGCGCCTGCGAGGGTCGCGAACTTGCGCAGGAATCTTGTCGTCATCTTCTTGTCTCCGTTGTTGATTCGTTTCTGAAAATTTTTGGGCCCAGGGCGTGTCCAGGGCGTATCCAGGGCCTGCTCAGGGCATGTACTGGCCGCCGTTCACCTCGATCACCTGCCCGGTCACATAGCCCGAGAGCTGGTCCGAGGCCAGGTACAGGAAAGCGCCCACGCATTCCTCGGGCTCGCCCAGGCGGCCCATGGGGATGCCGGCGCGGAAGTTCTCCAGCATCGCGGGCGTCGAGAAGCGGTCCTGGAACGGCGTCTGGATGACGCCCGGCGCCACCGCGTTCACGCGGATGCGGTCGCCCACCAGCTCCTTGGCGAGCCCGTGCGTAGCCGTGCTCACGAAGCCCTTCGAGCCTGCGTAGAGGTAGGCGGCCGGTCCGCCGCCGGTGCGCGCCGCCACCGAGGTCACGTTGATGATGTTGCCGCCGCCCTGCGCGCGCATCAGTGGCACGACCTCGCGGCAGTAGGCGAGCACCGAACGCGCATTGATGTGCAGCACCTCGTCGAAGAGGGCGTCGTCGAACTCGGCGATCGGCACGCGCTTGACGAGGCTGCCGGCGTTGTTCACCAGCACGTCGATGCGGCCGAACTCGTCCACAGTGCGCTTCACGCAGTCGCGGATCGCGCCGGTGTCGCGCACGTCGGCCTTCACGGCAATGGCCGCACCGCCGGCCGCGCGGATGGTCTCGACCACTTCGTTGGCCGCAGCCGCCGAGCTGTTGTAGTGCACCGCCACGCGCATGCCGCGCGCGGCGAACGCGATGGCCACCGCCGCGCCGATGCCGGTGCTGGCTCCGGTGACGAGCGCGATCCTGTCCTTGAGGTCTTCCATGTGTTTGCTCCGTCTTGCTTCGTGTGAAGGGTTCAGGTCACGGGTGCCGGGTTGAACAGCACCAGCGCGTTGTGCAGCTTCCAGTGCTCGGCCCAGGTCTTCCTGCGGCCGCTGGCCACGTCGAGCATGAGGCGGAACATCTCCCAGCCGATGTCCTCGATGCTCGCCTCGCCGTCGGCGATCCGGCCTGCGTTCACGTCCATCAGGTCGTGCCAGCGGCGCGCGAGGTCGCTGCGCGTGGCCACCTTGATCACCGGCACCTCGGCCAGTCCGTAGGGCGTGCCGCGACCGGTGGTGAACACATGCAGGTTGATGCCCGCGGCCAGCTGAAGCGTGCCGCAGATGAAGTCGCTGGCCGGCGTGGCGGCGTAGATCAGGCCCTTCTGCGTGGCCTTCTCGCCGGGTGCGAGCACGCCGGTGATGGGCGCCGAGCCCGACTTCACGATCGAGCCCATCGCCTTCTCGACGATGTTCGACAGGCCGCCCTTCTTGTTGCCGGGCGTGGTGTTGGCGCTGCGGTCGACGCGGCCCTTCTGCAGGTAGGCGTCGTACCAGGCCATCTCGCGGATCATGGCCTCGGCCACTTCGGGCGAAGACGCGCGCGAGGTGAGCTGGTCGATGCCGTCGCGCACCTCGGTCACTTCCGAGAACATCACCGTGGCGCCCGCGCGCACCAGCAGGTCGGTGCAGAAGCCCACGGCGGGGTTGGCGGTGACGCCCGAGAAGGCATCGCTGCCGCCGCACTGCACGCCCACCACCAACTCGCTGGCGGGCACGGTTTCGCGCCGGCGCCGGTTCAGGCGCGCGAGGTGCTCGTCGGCCTGGCGCATGACCGAGTCGACCATCGACATGAAACCGACGTGCTCGTCGTCCTGCAGGCAGACCACGTCGAGTTCGGCCTCGCCGCCGGCGTCGCCGCGCGTGTCGACGATGGGGATGCTGCCCGGCGGCAGCAGCCGCTCCGGCTGCAGCTTCTCGCAGCCCAGGCTCACCACCATCACCTCGCCGCCGAAGTTCGGGTTGAGGCTGATGTTGCGCAGCGTGCGGATCGGCACGATGGCATCGGGCGCGTCGATGGCCACGCCGCAGCCGTAGGTGTGCTCCAGTGCCACCACGTCGTCGACGTTCGGATACCTGGGCAGCAGCTCGGCCTTGATGCGCTGCACCGCGAAGTCGGTCACGCCGGCCACGCACTGGACCGTCTGCGTGATCGCCAGGATGTTGCGCGTGCCCACCGAGCCGTCGGCGTTGCGGTAGCCCTCGAAGGTGTAGCCCTCCAGCGGCGGCAGGGCAGGGGGCCTGACGGTGGCGATGGGCAGGCCGTCGAGCTCGGGCGCGGTCGGCATGCGCATCACGCGCTCGTGCACCCAGCTGCCGCGCGGCAGCGCCTTCAGCGCGTAGCCGATGACCACGTCGTAGCGGCGGATCGCGTCGCCCTCGGCCAGGTCGACCAGCGCGACCTTGTGGCCCTGCGGCACGTTGTCCACCAGCTTCAGGCCGTCGGCGAACTCCGCGCCGGCCTTCAGGCCGCCGTCGTTCGCGACGATGGCCACGTTGTCCGCGGCGTGGATGCGGATGTAGAGCGGAGGTCTTGCAACTTCGGACATATCAGCCCCTTTCAGAGCGACCCAACAGCGACGGCCCTTCGCGGAACACCGCGGAACCGGCTTTGCCGGGCCGCAGGTGTTGCCCCCTGCAAGGGGGAAGGAGCAGCGACACGAAGTGCGCGAAGCCTGGGGGTTTGCTTCATTTCACGACCATGAACAGGCTTGGCAGCCAAGTGGAGAAGGCAGGAACGAATGTGACCACGCCCAGCGCAAAGATCAAGGCTCCGTAGAACGGCCAGATCGTGCGCATCACCGTGCCCACCGACACCCCGCCGATCGCGCAGCCGACGAACTGGGTGGTGCCCACGGGCGGCGTGTTCAGGCCGAGCGCGCAATTGATCAGCATCACGATGCCGAACTGCACCGACGTCATGCCGTACTGCTGCGCGATGGGCAGGAAGATCGGCGTGCACAGCAGGATGGTGGCTGCCATGTCCAGGAACGTGCCCAGCACGAACAGGATGATGTTGATGAGCAGGAAGATCATCCACGGCGTGGTCGTCACCTGCGACAGCATCTGGCCGGTGAGCTCGGCCACGCCGTACAGGCTGATGAGATAGCCGAAGGTGCTCGAGATGCCGATCAGCAGCAGGATCACGCCGGTCGTGCGCACCGCCTTCGAGGCCGCCTTGATGAAGTGCTCCCACTTCAGCGTGCGGTACACGAAGATCGTGAGCGCCAGCGCATACAGCACCGCCACCGCCGCCGATTCGGTCGCGGTGAACACGCCCGACAGGATGCCGCCGAGGATGAGCACCACGATGAACAGGCCCGGCAGCGCCGCTGCGAAGGAGCGCGCCACGATGGACCAGCCCGGGAAGCTGCCCGCGGGATAGCCGCGCTTCACCGCCACCAGGTAGGCCGCCGCCAGGTTGCTGATGGTCAGCACCGCCGCCGGCAGCAGCGCCGCCAGGATCAGCGCCGCGATCGACACCTTGCCGCCTGCAGCCAGCGAATAGATGATCAGGTTGTGGCTGGTCGGCATCAGCGCGCCCACCAGGGCCGCGTGGGTCGTCACGTTGACCGCGTAGTCGGCGTGATAGCCCTCCTTCTTCATCATCGGGATCATCACGGCGCCCATGGCCGAGACGTCCGCCACGGGCGAGCCCGAGACGCCGCCGAACAGCGTGCACGCCACCACGTTCGACATGCCGAGTCCGCCGCGCACGTGGCCCACGAGGTCGCGCGCCAGGTTGACGATGCGGTCCGCGATGCCGCCGTAGAGCATCAGCTCGCCCGCGAAGATGAAGAACGGAATCGCCAGGAACGAGAAGATGCCCATGCCCGAGGTCATCTGCTGGAAGCCGACCGCCAGCGGCAGGCCTTCATAGAGCAGTGTGGCCAGGGCCGACAGGCCGATGGAAAAAGCCACCGGCACGCCCAGCAAAAGGAAGAGCGTGAACGAGAGGCAGAGAATCAACAGGGGAATGGTCATGATCTGGCCGCCTCGCCTTGAATGGGGTCGCTATGGACTGTTCGGGGAATGCCGCGGAACCGGCTTTGCCGGGCCGCAGGCATTGCCCCCTGCGAGAGGGATGGAGAGGCGGCACGAAGTGCACGAAGCATGGGGGTGTGCACGTTCAACCCCAGGCCGGTTCGACTTCGCGGCCCTGTGCGAGCGCGATGATGTGTTCGATGGAGAAGAGCACGATCAGCACGCCCGAGACGGCGGCCGGCACGTACTTCCAGCCCTCGGAGATCCACAGTGTCGGCAGCCGGTATTCCCAGACCGAATCGGCCAGCTCCGCGCAGTTCCAGGCCATGGCCAGGCCGAAGAGCAGGATCAGCGCGTGGATCAGGTATTCCATCTTCAGGCGCAGCCAGTCGGGCGCGAGAACGAGGAACGACTCCAGGCCGATGTGGCCCGCGTCGCGCACGCCCACGGCCACGCCGAGCATGGTGACGTAGAGCACCAGCAGCAACGCCAGGCTTTCGGCCCAAGTGGGCGTGTTGTTGAGCACATAGCGGCCGAACACCTGCCAACTCACGGCGCAGATCACCGCGACGAGGCCGAGGATGCCCAACCACATGCAGGCACGGGCGAGCGTGCGGCAAAGTTTGGTGTACATGAAGGTTCTTCTCTGTCTTACTCCCTCCCCTCTGGGGGAGGGTTGGGGTGGGGGCACCGGGCGGTGTAACGCCCGCAGGCGGTGGATGCGCCGCTTGCCCCCATCCCTGCCTTCCCCCAGAAGGGGGAAGGAGCCGATCCGCTTACTTCGTGTCCTGCACGCGCTTCACGAGGTCTTTCAGCTTCGCGTCGGTGATGAACTTGTCGTACACCGGCTTCATCGCGGCCTGGAACGGGGCCTTGTCGACTTCGATGATCTCGGCGCCGCCGGCCTTCACCGTGGCCAGCGACTTCACTTCGCGCTCTTCCCACTGCTTGCGCATGTAGGGCACCGACTCCTTGGCGGCCTGGCGGATCCAGCCCTGCTCCTCGGCAGAGAGCTTGTCCCACACGCGTTTGGAGAACAGCAGCATCTCGGGGGCCATCGAGTGCTCGGTCTTGCTGTAGTACTTGGCCACTTCGAAGGCGCGCGCGCTTTCGTAGGTGGGGTAGTTGTTTTCGGCGGCGTCGATCAGGCCGGTCTTCAGGCCGGTGTAGACCTCGCCCATGGGCATCGGCGTGGCGTTGGCACCCATGGCCTCGAGCATCGACACCCACAGGTCGGACTGCTGCACGCGGACCTTCAGGCCCTTCATGTCGGCGAAGGTGCGCACCGGCTTCTTGGCCGTGAACATCGAGCGCGCGCCGCTGTCGTAGTAGGCCAGGCCGATGAAGCCCTGCTTCTCGCACGACTTCAGGATTTCTTCGCCGATCGGGCCGTCCAGCACCTTGTGCAGATGGTCCACCGAGCGGAACAGGAAGGGCATGGTCGGCACCTGCGTCTCGGCACAGATGTTGTTCATGGGCGCGATGTTCACGCGCACCATCTGCAGCGCGCCGATCTTGGTCTGCTCGATCGTGTCCTTCTCGCTGCCGAGCGAACTGTTGTTGAACACCTTGATGCTGTGCTTGCCGCCCGACAGCGCCTTCAGGCGCTCGCTCATGAACTTCACCGCGGTCACGGTGGGGTAGTCGTCGGGGTGGATGTCGGCCGAACGGAACTCGGTGGCGTGTGCAGCCAATGTGGTCAGCGCGGCTGCGGCGCACGCCGAAATTGCGATCAGTGTCTTCGTGAATTTCATTTGTCTCATCCTCTGCTTTGGTGGTTGTCGAAAGTCTTCATGTGCCGAACGCGGTTTCGGGCACGCCCGCAATGCCGCTGCCGGGCCGCAGCGCGAACACGCCGCCGGCCAGCGGCTGGTCCGACAGGTCGATGCCGCCGGGCCGGATCGAGGTGACGAACAGGGTGTCGAGTCCCGCGCCGCCGAAGGCGCACATGGCGGGTTTCTTCACCGGCACCTCGAGGGAGCGGTCCAGGCGGCCATCGGGCGTGAAGCGGTGCACCAGCCCCGCGTCGTTGCCGCAGATCCAGTAGCAGCCGTCGGTGTCCATGGCCGCGCCGTCGGGGCGGCCGGGCAGGGGTTTCATGTCGACGAACAGGCGGCGGTTGCCCGGAATGCCGCTGGCAGTGTCGTAGTCGAAGGCCCACACGGCCTGCACCGTGGGGTGCGAATCCGAGAGGTACATCGTGCGGCCATCGGGGCTGAAGGCCAGGCCGTTGGGCACGATGAAGTCGTCCATGCGCAGGGCCGCGTCCGCGTCGCCCCTGCCGTAGCTGTAGAGGCGACCGACGCGGGCGCCCGCCGCCATGTCCAGCAGGATGGTGCCGGCCCAGAA encodes:
- the garD gene encoding galactarate dehydratase: MSEVARPPLYIRIHAADNVAIVANDGGLKAGAEFADGLKLVDNVPQGHKVALVDLAEGDAIRRYDVVIGYALKALPRGSWVHERVMRMPTAPELDGLPIATVRPPALPPLEGYTFEGYRNADGSVGTRNILAITQTVQCVAGVTDFAVQRIKAELLPRYPNVDDVVALEHTYGCGVAIDAPDAIVPIRTLRNISLNPNFGGEVMVVSLGCEKLQPERLLPPGSIPIVDTRGDAGGEAELDVVCLQDDEHVGFMSMVDSVMRQADEHLARLNRRRRETVPASELVVGVQCGGSDAFSGVTANPAVGFCTDLLVRAGATVMFSEVTEVRDGIDQLTSRASSPEVAEAMIREMAWYDAYLQKGRVDRSANTTPGNKKGGLSNIVEKAMGSIVKSGSAPITGVLAPGEKATQKGLIYAATPASDFICGTLQLAAGINLHVFTTGRGTPYGLAEVPVIKVATRSDLARRWHDLMDVNAGRIADGEASIEDIGWEMFRLMLDVASGRRKTWAEHWKLHNALVLFNPAPVT
- a CDS encoding TRAP transporter small permease, translated to MYTKLCRTLARACMWLGILGLVAVICAVSWQVFGRYVLNNTPTWAESLALLLVLYVTMLGVAVGVRDAGHIGLESFLVLAPDWLRLKMEYLIHALILLFGLAMAWNCAELADSVWEYRLPTLWISEGWKYVPAAVSGVLIVLFSIEHIIALAQGREVEPAWG
- a CDS encoding tripartite tricarboxylate transporter substrate binding protein → MTTRFLRKFATLAGAACIAFGIAAPAAQAAGNDYPNHTVELIVPYQPGGGTDALARAFADASRKHMSESIVIVNRPGAGGAIGWNEVIHSRPDGYKLAVLTVELLTLPHLGLAKFNYDDFQPIAQLNADPAAITVKADSPYNTIEEFLAAAKKKPGEMGVGNSGTGSIWHLAASALEDKTGAKFNHIPFQGANPAVLALLGGHVDAVAVSPAEVSTYVQAGKLKMLMVMADKRLAAFDKVPTAKERGIDISIGTWRGLGAPKNTPPEVMAKLRDIAAKTAKEPLMREVMDKQNLGYVYTDGAAFKETLAKDNEYFKALITKLGIKP
- a CDS encoding SDR family NAD(P)-dependent oxidoreductase; amino-acid sequence: MEDLKDRIALVTGASTGIGAAVAIAFAARGMRVAVHYNSSAAAANEVVETIRAAGGAAIAVKADVRDTGAIRDCVKRTVDEFGRIDVLVNNAGSLVKRVPIAEFDDALFDEVLHINARSVLAYCREVVPLMRAQGGGNIINVTSVAARTGGGPAAYLYAGSKGFVSTATHGLAKELVGDRIRVNAVAPGVIQTPFQDRFSTPAMLENFRAGIPMGRLGEPEECVGAFLYLASDQLSGYVTGQVIEVNGGQYMP
- a CDS encoding TRAP transporter substrate-binding protein yields the protein MKFTKTLIAISACAAAALTTLAAHATEFRSADIHPDDYPTVTAVKFMSERLKALSGGKHSIKVFNNSSLGSEKDTIEQTKIGALQMVRVNIAPMNNICAETQVPTMPFLFRSVDHLHKVLDGPIGEEILKSCEKQGFIGLAYYDSGARSMFTAKKPVRTFADMKGLKVRVQQSDLWVSMLEAMGANATPMPMGEVYTGLKTGLIDAAENNYPTYESARAFEVAKYYSKTEHSMAPEMLLFSKRVWDKLSAEEQGWIRQAAKESVPYMRKQWEEREVKSLATVKAGGAEIIEVDKAPFQAAMKPVYDKFITDAKLKDLVKRVQDTK
- a CDS encoding SMP-30/gluconolactonase/LRE family protein, which produces MQAELVLDARNGTGESPVWHAAEQALYWVDIPARTLNRWHAGEGHAQWTANEMIACIAPRADMPGEWIAGMESGLFSLKPQADGTLAAASLAPVEHAAAAMRFNDGRCDRQGRFWAGTILLDMAAGARVGRLYSYGRGDADAALRMDDFIVPNGLAFSPDGRTMYLSDSHPTVQAVWAFDYDTASGIPGNRRLFVDMKPLPGRPDGAAMDTDGCYWICGNDAGLVHRFTPDGRLDRSLEVPVKKPAMCAFGGAGLDTLFVTSIRPGGIDLSDQPLAGGVFALRPGSGIAGVPETAFGT
- a CDS encoding TRAP transporter large permease — protein: MTIPLLILCLSFTLFLLLGVPVAFSIGLSALATLLYEGLPLAVGFQQMTSGMGIFSFLAIPFFIFAGELMLYGGIADRIVNLARDLVGHVRGGLGMSNVVACTLFGGVSGSPVADVSAMGAVMIPMMKKEGYHADYAVNVTTHAALVGALMPTSHNLIIYSLAAGGKVSIAALILAALLPAAVLTISNLAAAYLVAVKRGYPAGSFPGWSIVARSFAAALPGLFIVVLILGGILSGVFTATESAAVAVLYALALTIFVYRTLKWEHFIKAASKAVRTTGVILLLIGISSTFGYLISLYGVAELTGQMLSQVTTTPWMIFLLINIILFVLGTFLDMAATILLCTPIFLPIAQQYGMTSVQFGIVMLINCALGLNTPPVGTTQFVGCAIGGVSVGTVMRTIWPFYGALIFALGVVTFVPAFSTWLPSLFMVVK